The genomic window GAACCAGCCACCAGGCCGGTGTGCGGCGTGCCTCGACATCCTCGCTTCTAATCGTCGCGTCAATATCCGCCAGGAATTGCTCCGTCCGTTCGGCAACGCCCGAGCGGATCTCGCGCGCCCATGTGGCGGGCATATGCGAGGTAGCGGTCTCGGCGTATGCACGCACCTTGCCGCGGGCGTCGCTCAGCTGTGCCGGCGAAACGTAATCGGCCACGCCAGTGACCTGGGCGTCTCGGTCGAGCCGGAGCCGCTTGAGCGGATCAATGCGGCGCTTGGCAAACCAGCGGGTCAGCGGCCAACCCGTCGCCGCACGAGCTCGCTTGCGATAGGAGTCCGCGCTGGCTCCGGCAATGACATTCGCTCCCCCAGCAACGGCCAGTGCGTGAGCCACCGGCACGAAGTCGATATCCGCCGCCGTAGAAACCGGCCGTCCGCCGTCGGCGTGAATGCGCCCAAGCGTGTCACGAGCAGCCGTTCTGATATCGGCAGCCAGACGCTGGTCAGCCGCGCTCTTAGCCGCAACGATCGCGTCGATCCGGTCGCGCAGCGCCTCCACTCCTTGCCCGGTCGTGGCCGACGTCGCCAAGATCTCCACGTCCAGCCCATCCTCACGGGCGAGCCGGGATGCATCGGCCAGCACGTCGCCCAAGGTCGCCTTATCCAATCGATCTGCCTGGTTGAGAACCACGACCGTCGTCGCCGCATGCTCAGAGAGCATCGACAAATAATCCTCGTGGACGACAGCGTCGGCATACTTTTGCGGGTCCAGCACCCACACGACGACGTCGACAAGGCTCGCCAGCCGCTGGGCAGCCTGGCGATGGACAAACTCGGTGGAATCAATATCTGGCAAATCGATAAGAACCATCGGGCCCTGTTTGCTCAGATCGGCCTCGTGGCGCTCGGCGATCTCCAACCAATCCAGCACGTCGGTTGCGGGGGCGTTGGACACGGCGAGCGGCCAGGACGTCGTCGGACGAATGGCGCTCGCACGCGCTATATCCTTGCCCACGAGCGCGTTGAGCAAAGACGACTTGCCTGCTCCCGTCGCACCGGCTAGAGCGACGATCGTCATGTGCGCACCCAGACCGCGCCGAGCGACAGCCTTATTCAGAATCTGGCCCATATCTCCTAGCTGATTGGGCATCTTGGCCTCGACGATCTCCTTGACCGCGTGCAGGTCACCGATGGCTTCCGTCAGGCTCACAGGTTCCTCCCATCGGCGATCCGCGCCTCTCTCAGCGCGCGCAAATTGAGAGCGTACCGGTCTCGAAGTTCACGCGAGACACCGACGCCGTCGATGGCCGCCTGCCACACGTGACGATCTGCGTCGAGATAATCCTTGACCATCTGCTCAAGATTGTGCTTGGCCTCCTTGGCCATGCGGCGAACGGCGCTGTCTCCGAACACGGCTTCGAGGAGACGCTGCGCGACAACGGCCGTACCGCCAGCCACCGCGATCTCCCCGCCCACGAGTCCGCCGGTCGAGGCGAAGACGACGATGATAAGCGCAACACCGATCGCGTTGACGCTGAAAGCCATAGCACGCGCCGCCAATCTCTTCGACTCACCCTCGTTGCGAATCAGCGCGATCAGCGACGTCTGCCACTGCCGGACGAGCTGGGCGGCATCCTGCCTGCGCTCGTCGTCGTTGCGGAGCGTGACAGCCCCGATGAGGGACTGGGCAATTCCGTGGCTCCACGCCTCACGCACGTGTGCGTTGGCGGCTTCACCCTCGGCAGCGATCAGGGTCTGAAGGTTATCTTCGATGGCCTCCTCGACGGTCGAGGTATCCACTTTAGCGCGGAAAAATCCCGAAATTTTGTCCCGTAGGGTGGCCACTCCGTGTTCAAGCTTGCGTGTCCACTCTCCCGTGCCGACGACGTCCTGCCAGCGGGCGAGCACCTCGCCGCGAAGCATCGATCCGTCCGATACGTCCCGCGTGATGTTGGCCAGAG from Trueperella pyogenes includes these protein-coding regions:
- a CDS encoding dynamin family protein, with the translated sequence MSLTEAIGDLHAVKEIVEAKMPNQLGDMGQILNKAVARRGLGAHMTIVALAGATGAGKSSLLNALVGKDIARASAIRPTTSWPLAVSNAPATDVLDWLEIAERHEADLSKQGPMVLIDLPDIDSTEFVHRQAAQRLASLVDVVVWVLDPQKYADAVVHEDYLSMLSEHAATTVVVLNQADRLDKATLGDVLADASRLAREDGLDVEILATSATTGQGVEALRDRIDAIVAAKSAADQRLAADIRTAARDTLGRIHADGGRPVSTAADIDFVPVAHALAVAGGANVIAGASADSYRKRARAATGWPLTRWFAKRRIDPLKRLRLDRDAQVTGVADYVSPAQLSDARGKVRAYAETATSHMPATWAREIRSGVAERTEQFLADIDATIRSEDVEARRTPAWWLVLNLMQWLAIGMALVGALWLALLFFADTLQLQLGRPPAWGIFPLPTMMAVGGLLAGWLLAGIGRFFAESGAKRTRARVRARLQKAIGTRAEDLIAGPMEAELSQYAHVQGLLTGLLQLQRDSA